The Erythrolamprus reginae isolate rEryReg1 chromosome 5, rEryReg1.hap1, whole genome shotgun sequence genome window below encodes:
- the SNORC gene encoding protein SNORC, translated as MPHTKTFHLILLTLSGVLISFFVKTGYSQGPIPTLWNDSPELPSGGGALETTPPAHFSDSTGFPSYTSDYELEDTTHLHQLENDNESLGPGAIGAIVIAALLGTSVIVALIVITLRKCSAS; from the exons ATGCCCCATACCAAGACATTTCACCTCATCCTACTGACACTGTCTGGAGTCCTGATCTCTTTTTTCGTAAAAACTG GATATTCACAAGGACCAATCCCGACATTGTGGAACGATTCACCAGAGCTGCCATCAGGCGGAGGAGCCTTGGAAACCACCCCTCCTGCTCACTTCTCAGATTCTACAGGATTCCCATCGTACACATCTGATTATGAACTAGAGGACACAACCCATCTCCACCAGCTGGAAAATGACAATG AGTCTCTGGGTCCTGGGGCTATCGGTGCCATAGTGATTGCTGCTCTGCTGGGAACGTCTGTGATTGTGGCCTTGATCGTTATCACGCTACGGAAATGTTCTGCTTcctaa